In one Chitinophaga sancti genomic region, the following are encoded:
- a CDS encoding non-ribosomal peptide synthetase, whose product MKQLQILLNELRKLGVQIQLVDGQVKINAPSGTLTSAHLDEIRNNKAEIISYLSEVKKEAYQPIPKVPLMESYALSNSQKRLWVLSQFNGQSVAYNISTLYKMKGLLDVNALSVAFRHLVERHESLRTVFVLRDGEPRQRIQSEQDVNTSLEIHDFRTSPDAESLAMESARDISMKQFDLENGPLFRVVVFRITDSLSVLLCAIHHIISDEWSMQVMVREINQTYNAIVEGRKILLPELTIQYKDYAAWQQQELTGEQFKEHRSYWLSHFEGELPVLDLPTDYKRSAVLKHQGAYSRHSFSLSQSSRFQQLLKEQQATLFMGVISLVNVLLYRYSGQSDVIIGTPVAGREHPDLEEQIGFYVNTLAFRNRIVAEDSFVNVLSQTRQTTMKGFTHQAYPFDLLVDELGLKRDLSRSPVFEIMVVWHSGGQDSTGDIAFNGIEAERIQLGDVVSKFDLTFYFEKQGNELNLNIEYNTDIYSRARIERMATHMQCLLEEILQAPEKAIGHLNYIPEAEQVQLLKVFNETSKAWDLNRQDLVSCFVQQASLHPDETALVSGGKTFSFRELDSLSNQLADRLVGVHGITNNELIGISTARNEYLVIGILGILKSGAGYVPLDPTHPADRLEYIIADSQLRLILTDNTTSSYEGRVAVLNLSEESTLNGYNAAGVAVKIHPEDIAYVIYTSGSTGRPKGVLVPHKGVVNVLCYIKEKLGVSMADRLVAITTYTFDMSVVELLLPLTMGCRLILAGNDVCNMPDQLSALLNSSEATILQATPGMWNLLLQSGWKGRAGLQVISGGEAMTEGLIRQLLHLTGRVWNMYGPTETTIFSTALEVTSTEQSHLIGRPLANTQLYILDGHQQLQPVGVPGELCIAGDGVAAGYLNNDLLTQDRFIAHPYGRGKLYRTGDIASWTVDGEVVFYGRKDNQVKISGYRIELGEIEESLLSSGLLRQAIVTVYNKGTEKSLVAYYTVDKAVSAASVRSWLQTRLPQYMIPAYFMELEQLPLTGNGKIDRKSLPAPEALRQIYRAPETATEQTLARIWEDVLGNGRVGLDDNFFELGGNSLKVIQVNSRILKELSLKLKLEDIFINPLLYQFSDKIEMLLWINNPVTTDLSGDAEEIFL is encoded by the coding sequence ATGAAGCAGTTACAAATTTTACTGAATGAACTTCGTAAGCTAGGTGTGCAAATCCAGCTTGTTGATGGCCAGGTGAAGATTAATGCACCATCGGGAACATTGACATCAGCTCATCTGGATGAGATCAGGAACAATAAAGCGGAAATCATAAGCTACCTCAGCGAGGTAAAGAAAGAGGCCTACCAGCCTATTCCTAAAGTACCACTGATGGAAAGCTATGCATTATCCAATTCGCAGAAACGATTATGGGTATTGAGTCAGTTCAATGGACAGTCGGTAGCATATAATATATCCACTCTTTATAAGATGAAGGGACTATTGGATGTTAATGCTTTGTCTGTTGCATTCCGTCATCTGGTGGAACGTCATGAAAGTCTGCGAACTGTGTTTGTATTAAGAGATGGAGAACCCAGGCAGCGGATTCAGTCAGAGCAGGATGTCAATACCAGCCTGGAGATCCATGATTTCCGCACATCACCGGATGCGGAAAGTTTAGCGATGGAAAGTGCCAGGGATATAAGTATGAAGCAATTTGACCTGGAAAACGGCCCGCTATTCAGGGTTGTAGTTTTCAGGATAACCGATTCACTATCTGTACTTCTTTGCGCTATACATCATATTATTTCTGATGAATGGTCTATGCAGGTAATGGTTCGGGAAATAAATCAGACATATAATGCAATAGTAGAAGGAAGAAAGATTTTGTTGCCGGAACTGACCATACAGTATAAAGATTATGCTGCCTGGCAGCAACAGGAATTAACAGGTGAACAGTTTAAGGAACATAGAAGTTATTGGTTATCTCATTTCGAAGGAGAACTACCTGTATTGGATCTGCCAACTGACTATAAAAGGTCTGCGGTGCTCAAACATCAGGGGGCCTATTCCAGACATTCATTTTCTTTAAGCCAGAGTTCAAGGTTCCAGCAACTGCTGAAAGAACAACAGGCAACCCTGTTCATGGGTGTGATATCTCTCGTTAATGTTTTACTGTACCGATACAGTGGGCAATCAGATGTAATTATTGGTACACCTGTAGCCGGTCGGGAACATCCGGATCTGGAAGAACAAATTGGCTTTTATGTTAATACACTGGCGTTCAGAAATAGAATTGTTGCGGAAGATAGTTTTGTAAATGTACTCAGCCAAACAAGGCAAACAACTATGAAAGGATTCACCCATCAGGCGTATCCTTTTGATCTGCTGGTAGATGAATTGGGCTTGAAACGCGACCTGAGCCGGTCTCCTGTATTTGAAATAATGGTGGTATGGCATAGCGGCGGACAGGATAGTACAGGGGATATTGCCTTTAATGGAATTGAGGCCGAACGAATTCAACTGGGTGATGTTGTCAGCAAGTTTGATCTTACTTTTTATTTCGAGAAACAGGGAAATGAACTTAATCTGAATATCGAGTATAATACAGATATATATAGCCGTGCACGGATAGAGCGTATGGCCACTCATATGCAATGTTTGCTGGAAGAAATCCTTCAGGCACCGGAAAAGGCGATAGGTCATCTTAATTATATTCCTGAAGCAGAGCAGGTCCAGCTGCTGAAGGTATTCAATGAAACCAGTAAAGCCTGGGATTTAAACAGGCAGGATCTTGTGAGCTGTTTTGTACAACAGGCATCCCTTCATCCTGATGAAACAGCACTTGTCAGCGGGGGGAAAACATTTTCTTTCCGGGAACTGGATAGTTTGTCTAATCAGCTTGCAGACAGGTTGGTGGGTGTTCATGGCATCACAAACAATGAATTGATAGGTATCAGCACCGCACGTAATGAATACCTGGTCATCGGTATACTGGGGATCCTGAAATCAGGAGCAGGTTATGTGCCACTGGACCCGACGCATCCGGCAGACAGGCTGGAATATATTATAGCAGACAGTCAGCTGCGGCTTATCCTTACAGATAATACCACCAGTTCCTATGAGGGAAGAGTTGCTGTACTGAACCTCAGTGAAGAAAGTACGCTTAATGGTTATAATGCAGCTGGTGTTGCCGTTAAAATTCATCCGGAAGATATTGCTTATGTCATCTATACCTCCGGTTCTACCGGGCGTCCGAAAGGAGTACTGGTGCCGCATAAAGGAGTCGTAAATGTACTGTGCTATATTAAAGAGAAACTGGGTGTGAGTATGGCCGACCGTTTGGTGGCAATTACGACCTATACTTTTGATATGTCAGTTGTAGAGCTGTTGCTCCCGCTGACCATGGGTTGCCGGTTGATATTAGCAGGTAATGATGTTTGCAACATGCCAGACCAGCTGAGTGCTTTACTTAACAGTAGTGAGGCCACAATACTGCAGGCAACCCCCGGGATGTGGAATCTGTTGTTGCAGAGTGGCTGGAAGGGCCGTGCGGGCCTGCAGGTCATCTCCGGAGGTGAAGCGATGACAGAAGGCCTGATCCGGCAGCTGCTGCATCTTACAGGCCGTGTATGGAACATGTATGGTCCAACAGAAACCACGATATTTTCTACAGCACTGGAGGTAACGAGTACGGAACAATCTCATCTTATCGGCCGCCCGTTGGCCAATACCCAACTCTATATACTGGATGGTCATCAGCAATTACAACCGGTAGGAGTGCCGGGAGAGTTATGTATAGCCGGAGACGGAGTCGCGGCAGGATACCTGAACAATGACTTACTGACGCAGGACCGTTTCATCGCTCATCCTTATGGCCGGGGTAAATTATACCGGACAGGAGATATCGCGAGCTGGACTGTTGATGGAGAAGTAGTATTCTATGGTCGTAAAGATAATCAGGTAAAGATCAGCGGTTATCGCATAGAGCTTGGAGAGATTGAAGAAAGCCTGCTTTCATCAGGTTTACTTCGTCAGGCAATAGTAACTGTATACAATAAAGGAACAGAAAAGTCACTGGTAGCCTATTATACGGTCGATAAGGCAGTATCGGCAGCATCTGTACGATCCTGGCTGCAAACCCGGTTGCCACAATATATGATTCCTGCCTATTTCATGGAACTGGAGCAGCTGCCACTTACGGGTAACGGTAAGATAGACCGTAAATCACTGCCGGCGCCGGAAGCACTGCGACAGATTTACCGTGCACCGGAAACAGCTACAGAACAGACACTGGCCCGCATATGGGAAGATGTACTGGGAAATGGGCGTGTAGGTTTGGATGATAATTTTTTTGAATTAGGTGGAAATTCTCTGAAGGTAATACAGGTTAACTCCCGGATTTTAAAAGAGCTCTCCCTAAAACTTAAACTGGAAGATATATTTATAAACCCACTGCTCTATCAGTTTTCTGATAAGATCGAGATGTTGTTATGGATTAATAACCCGGTTACTACTGATTTATCAGGTGACGCAGAAGAAATATTTCTATGA